From Symphalangus syndactylus isolate Jambi chromosome 17, NHGRI_mSymSyn1-v2.1_pri, whole genome shotgun sequence, one genomic window encodes:
- the DEDD2 gene encoding DNA-binding death effector domain-containing protein 2 isoform X1 → MPATFGRVLSLFRLPPPGMALSGSTPAPCWEEDECLDYYGMLSLHRMFEVVGGQLTECELELLAFLLDEAPGAAGGLARARSGLELLLELERRGQCDESNLRLLGQLLRVLARHDLLPHLARKRRRPVSPERYSYGTSSSSKRTEGSCRRRRQSSSSANSQQGQWETGSPPTKRQRRSRGRPSGGARRRRRGAPAAPQQQPEPARPSSEGKVTCDIRLRVRAEYCEHGPALEQGVASRRPQALARQLDVFGQATAVLRSRDLGSVVCDIKFSELSYLDAFWGDYLSGALLQALRGVFLTEALREAVGREAVRLLVSVDEADYEAGRRRLLLMEEEGGRRPTEAS, encoded by the exons ATGCCGGCAACCTTTG GCCGGGTTCTGAGCTTGTTCCGCCTCCCTCCCCCGGGAATGGCGCTATCCGGGTCGACCCCGGCCCCGTGCTGGGAGGAGGATGAGTGCCTGGACTACTACGGGATGCTGTCGCTTCACCGTATGTTCGAGGTGGTGGGCGGGCAACTGACCGAGTGCGAGTTGGAGCTCCTGGCCTTTCTGCTGGATGAAGCTCCTGGCGCCGCCGGAGGCTTAGCCCGGGCCCGCAGCGGCCTAGAGCTCCTGCTGGAGCTGGAGCGCCGCGGGCAGTGCGACGAGAGCAACCTGCGGCTGCTGGGGCAACTCCTGCGCGTGCTGGCCCGCCACGACCTGCTGCCGCACCTGGCGCGCAAGCGGCGCCGGCCAG TGTCTCCAGAACGCTATAGCTATGGCACCTCCAGCTCTTCAAAGAGGACAGAGGGTAGCTGCCGTCGCCGTCGGCAGTCAAGCAGTTCTGCAAATTCTCAGCAGGGTCAGTGGGAGACAG GCTCTCCACCAACCAAGCGGCAGCGGCGGAGTCGGGGCCGGCCCAGTGGTGGTGCCAGACGGCGGCGGAGAGGGGCCCCAGCCGCACCCCAGCAGCAGCCAGAGCCCGCCAGACCTTCCTCCGAAGGCAAAGTGACCTGTG ACATCCGGCTCCGGGTTCGAGCAGAGTACTGTGAGCATGGGCCAGCCTTGGAGCAGGGCGTGGCATCCCGGCGGCCCCAGGCGCTGGCGCGGCAGCTGGACGTGTTTGGGCAGGCCACCGCAGTGCTGCGCTCAAGGGACCTGGGCTCCGTGGTTTGTGACATCAAGTTCTCAGAGCTCTCCTATCTGGACGCCTTCTGGGGCGATTACCTGAGTGGCGCCCTGCTGCAGGCCCTGCGGGGCGTGTTCCTGACTGAGGCCCTGCGAGAGGCTGTGGGCCGGGAGGCCGTTCGCCTGCTGGTCAGTGTGGATGAGGCTGACTATGAGGCTGGCCGGCGCCGCCTATTGCTgatggaggaggaaggggggCGGCGCCCGACAGAGGCCTCCTGA
- the DEDD2 gene encoding DNA-binding death effector domain-containing protein 2 isoform X2, with protein MPATFGRVLSLFRLPPPGMALSGSTPAPCWEEDECLDYYGMLSLHRMFEVVGGQLTECELELLAFLLDEAPGAAGGLARARSGLELLLELERRGQCDESNLRLLGQLLRVLARHDLLPHLARKRRRPVSPERYSYGTSSSSKRTEGSCRRRRQSSSSANSQQGSPPTKRQRRSRGRPSGGARRRRRGAPAAPQQQPEPARPSSEGKVTCDIRLRVRAEYCEHGPALEQGVASRRPQALARQLDVFGQATAVLRSRDLGSVVCDIKFSELSYLDAFWGDYLSGALLQALRGVFLTEALREAVGREAVRLLVSVDEADYEAGRRRLLLMEEEGGRRPTEAS; from the exons ATGCCGGCAACCTTTG GCCGGGTTCTGAGCTTGTTCCGCCTCCCTCCCCCGGGAATGGCGCTATCCGGGTCGACCCCGGCCCCGTGCTGGGAGGAGGATGAGTGCCTGGACTACTACGGGATGCTGTCGCTTCACCGTATGTTCGAGGTGGTGGGCGGGCAACTGACCGAGTGCGAGTTGGAGCTCCTGGCCTTTCTGCTGGATGAAGCTCCTGGCGCCGCCGGAGGCTTAGCCCGGGCCCGCAGCGGCCTAGAGCTCCTGCTGGAGCTGGAGCGCCGCGGGCAGTGCGACGAGAGCAACCTGCGGCTGCTGGGGCAACTCCTGCGCGTGCTGGCCCGCCACGACCTGCTGCCGCACCTGGCGCGCAAGCGGCGCCGGCCAG TGTCTCCAGAACGCTATAGCTATGGCACCTCCAGCTCTTCAAAGAGGACAGAGGGTAGCTGCCGTCGCCGTCGGCAGTCAAGCAGTTCTGCAAATTCTCAGCAGG GCTCTCCACCAACCAAGCGGCAGCGGCGGAGTCGGGGCCGGCCCAGTGGTGGTGCCAGACGGCGGCGGAGAGGGGCCCCAGCCGCACCCCAGCAGCAGCCAGAGCCCGCCAGACCTTCCTCCGAAGGCAAAGTGACCTGTG ACATCCGGCTCCGGGTTCGAGCAGAGTACTGTGAGCATGGGCCAGCCTTGGAGCAGGGCGTGGCATCCCGGCGGCCCCAGGCGCTGGCGCGGCAGCTGGACGTGTTTGGGCAGGCCACCGCAGTGCTGCGCTCAAGGGACCTGGGCTCCGTGGTTTGTGACATCAAGTTCTCAGAGCTCTCCTATCTGGACGCCTTCTGGGGCGATTACCTGAGTGGCGCCCTGCTGCAGGCCCTGCGGGGCGTGTTCCTGACTGAGGCCCTGCGAGAGGCTGTGGGCCGGGAGGCCGTTCGCCTGCTGGTCAGTGTGGATGAGGCTGACTATGAGGCTGGCCGGCGCCGCCTATTGCTgatggaggaggaaggggggCGGCGCCCGACAGAGGCCTCCTGA
- the DEDD2 gene encoding DNA-binding death effector domain-containing protein 2 isoform X3: MALSGSTPAPCWEEDECLDYYGMLSLHRMFEVVGGQLTECELELLAFLLDEAPGAAGGLARARSGLELLLELERRGQCDESNLRLLGQLLRVLARHDLLPHLARKRRRPVSPERYSYGTSSSSKRTEGSCRRRRQSSSSANSQQGQWETGSPPTKRQRRSRGRPSGGARRRRRGAPAAPQQQPEPARPSSEGKVTCDIRLRVRAEYCEHGPALEQGVASRRPQALARQLDVFGQATAVLRSRDLGSVVCDIKFSELSYLDAFWGDYLSGALLQALRGVFLTEALREAVGREAVRLLVSVDEADYEAGRRRLLLMEEEGGRRPTEAS; encoded by the exons ATGGCGCTATCCGGGTCGACCCCGGCCCCGTGCTGGGAGGAGGATGAGTGCCTGGACTACTACGGGATGCTGTCGCTTCACCGTATGTTCGAGGTGGTGGGCGGGCAACTGACCGAGTGCGAGTTGGAGCTCCTGGCCTTTCTGCTGGATGAAGCTCCTGGCGCCGCCGGAGGCTTAGCCCGGGCCCGCAGCGGCCTAGAGCTCCTGCTGGAGCTGGAGCGCCGCGGGCAGTGCGACGAGAGCAACCTGCGGCTGCTGGGGCAACTCCTGCGCGTGCTGGCCCGCCACGACCTGCTGCCGCACCTGGCGCGCAAGCGGCGCCGGCCAG TGTCTCCAGAACGCTATAGCTATGGCACCTCCAGCTCTTCAAAGAGGACAGAGGGTAGCTGCCGTCGCCGTCGGCAGTCAAGCAGTTCTGCAAATTCTCAGCAGGGTCAGTGGGAGACAG GCTCTCCACCAACCAAGCGGCAGCGGCGGAGTCGGGGCCGGCCCAGTGGTGGTGCCAGACGGCGGCGGAGAGGGGCCCCAGCCGCACCCCAGCAGCAGCCAGAGCCCGCCAGACCTTCCTCCGAAGGCAAAGTGACCTGTG ACATCCGGCTCCGGGTTCGAGCAGAGTACTGTGAGCATGGGCCAGCCTTGGAGCAGGGCGTGGCATCCCGGCGGCCCCAGGCGCTGGCGCGGCAGCTGGACGTGTTTGGGCAGGCCACCGCAGTGCTGCGCTCAAGGGACCTGGGCTCCGTGGTTTGTGACATCAAGTTCTCAGAGCTCTCCTATCTGGACGCCTTCTGGGGCGATTACCTGAGTGGCGCCCTGCTGCAGGCCCTGCGGGGCGTGTTCCTGACTGAGGCCCTGCGAGAGGCTGTGGGCCGGGAGGCCGTTCGCCTGCTGGTCAGTGTGGATGAGGCTGACTATGAGGCTGGCCGGCGCCGCCTATTGCTgatggaggaggaaggggggCGGCGCCCGACAGAGGCCTCCTGA
- the DEDD2 gene encoding DNA-binding death effector domain-containing protein 2 isoform X4, with amino-acid sequence MALSGSTPAPCWEEDECLDYYGMLSLHRMFEVVGGQLTECELELLAFLLDEAPGAAGGLARARSGLELLLELERRGQCDESNLRLLGQLLRVLARHDLLPHLARKRRRPVSPERYSYGTSSSSKRTEGSCRRRRQSSSSANSQQGSPPTKRQRRSRGRPSGGARRRRRGAPAAPQQQPEPARPSSEGKVTCDIRLRVRAEYCEHGPALEQGVASRRPQALARQLDVFGQATAVLRSRDLGSVVCDIKFSELSYLDAFWGDYLSGALLQALRGVFLTEALREAVGREAVRLLVSVDEADYEAGRRRLLLMEEEGGRRPTEAS; translated from the exons ATGGCGCTATCCGGGTCGACCCCGGCCCCGTGCTGGGAGGAGGATGAGTGCCTGGACTACTACGGGATGCTGTCGCTTCACCGTATGTTCGAGGTGGTGGGCGGGCAACTGACCGAGTGCGAGTTGGAGCTCCTGGCCTTTCTGCTGGATGAAGCTCCTGGCGCCGCCGGAGGCTTAGCCCGGGCCCGCAGCGGCCTAGAGCTCCTGCTGGAGCTGGAGCGCCGCGGGCAGTGCGACGAGAGCAACCTGCGGCTGCTGGGGCAACTCCTGCGCGTGCTGGCCCGCCACGACCTGCTGCCGCACCTGGCGCGCAAGCGGCGCCGGCCAG TGTCTCCAGAACGCTATAGCTATGGCACCTCCAGCTCTTCAAAGAGGACAGAGGGTAGCTGCCGTCGCCGTCGGCAGTCAAGCAGTTCTGCAAATTCTCAGCAGG GCTCTCCACCAACCAAGCGGCAGCGGCGGAGTCGGGGCCGGCCCAGTGGTGGTGCCAGACGGCGGCGGAGAGGGGCCCCAGCCGCACCCCAGCAGCAGCCAGAGCCCGCCAGACCTTCCTCCGAAGGCAAAGTGACCTGTG ACATCCGGCTCCGGGTTCGAGCAGAGTACTGTGAGCATGGGCCAGCCTTGGAGCAGGGCGTGGCATCCCGGCGGCCCCAGGCGCTGGCGCGGCAGCTGGACGTGTTTGGGCAGGCCACCGCAGTGCTGCGCTCAAGGGACCTGGGCTCCGTGGTTTGTGACATCAAGTTCTCAGAGCTCTCCTATCTGGACGCCTTCTGGGGCGATTACCTGAGTGGCGCCCTGCTGCAGGCCCTGCGGGGCGTGTTCCTGACTGAGGCCCTGCGAGAGGCTGTGGGCCGGGAGGCCGTTCGCCTGCTGGTCAGTGTGGATGAGGCTGACTATGAGGCTGGCCGGCGCCGCCTATTGCTgatggaggaggaaggggggCGGCGCCCGACAGAGGCCTCCTGA